The following coding sequences lie in one Xylocopa sonorina isolate GNS202 chromosome 7, iyXylSono1_principal, whole genome shotgun sequence genomic window:
- the LOC143425202 gene encoding very long chain fatty acid elongase AAEL008004 isoform X1, whose protein sequence is MDVYVSRIATSFPLQKMTQVVRTLYDGYRDLMDNKSDPRVNDWPMMSGPLPTMAICLFYVYFVKVLGPKLMENRKPFDLRRVMLFYNLFQVIFSVWLFHESVVSGWGGYYSFRCQPVDYSNNPRALRMARGCWWYYISKFTELFDTILFVLRKKNNHISTLHVIHHGCMPLSVWFGVKFTPGGHSTFFGMLNTFVHIVMYSYYLLAALGPKMQPYLWWKKYLTALQMAQFIAVMIHAFQLLFIECNYPKAFVWWIGMHAVMFYFLFRDFYIEAYRKRKSTQLKKKEEARKEAEEEEEKRRSGSTQSDVKENGVIYANEYKMATGYISDSGLRNRVFIDNRGFQK, encoded by the exons ATGGACGTGTACGTATCGCGCATCGCGACAAGTTTCCCTCTTCAGAAG ATGACGCAGGTTGTACGAACGTTGTACGACGGCTATCGGGACCTGATGGACAACAAGAGCGACCCGAGGGTGAACGATTGGCCCATGATGAGCGGCCCGCTCCCTACGATGGCCATCTGCCTCTTCTACGTCTACTTCGTCAAAGTATTGGGTCCCAAGCTAATGGAAAATCGCAAACCTTTCGATCTGAGGAGGGTCATGCTATTCTACAATCTATTCCAAGTGATATTTTCCGTCTGGCTGTTTCACGAG TCGGTGGTGTCCGGATGGGGAGGCTATTACTCCTTCCGTTGCCAGCCGGTGGACTACTCGAACAACCCTAGAGCCCTTCGAATGGCGCGTGGATGCTGGTGGTACTACATATCGAAGTTCACCGAGCTCTTCGACACGATTCTGTTCGTGTTAAGGAAGAAGAACAACCACATCTCGACGTTGCACGTGATCCACCACGGATGCATGCCGCTGTCGGTCTGGTTCGGCGTAAAATTCACCCCTG GTGGCCACAGCACGTTCTTCGGTATGCTGAACACATTCGTTCACATCGTGATGTACTCGTACTACCTGTTGGCCGCGTTGGGACCAAAGATGCAGCCGTACCTATGGTGGAAGAAGTACCTGACGGCCCTGCAGATGGCCCAGTTCATCGCGGTGATGATCCACGCGTTCCAGCTTCTGTTCATCGAGTGCAACTACCCGAAGGCGTTCGTCTGGTGGATCGGGATGCACGCGGTCATGTTCTACTTCCTGTTCCGCGACTTCTACATCGAGGCATACAGGAAGAGAAAATCGACGCAGCTGAAGAAGAAGGAAGAGGCGAggaaggaggcggaggaggaggaggagaaacgTCGAAGCGGATCGACGCAGAGCGACGTGAAGGAGAACGGCGTGATTTACGCGAACGAGTACAAAATGGCGACCGGCTACATCTCGGACAGCGGGCTCAGGAATCGTGTGTTCATAGATAACAGAGGCTTTCAAAAATAG
- the LOC143425202 gene encoding very long chain fatty acid elongase AAEL008004 isoform X2 yields MTQVVRTLYDGYRDLMDNKSDPRVNDWPMMSGPLPTMAICLFYVYFVKVLGPKLMENRKPFDLRRVMLFYNLFQVIFSVWLFHESVVSGWGGYYSFRCQPVDYSNNPRALRMARGCWWYYISKFTELFDTILFVLRKKNNHISTLHVIHHGCMPLSVWFGVKFTPGGHSTFFGMLNTFVHIVMYSYYLLAALGPKMQPYLWWKKYLTALQMAQFIAVMIHAFQLLFIECNYPKAFVWWIGMHAVMFYFLFRDFYIEAYRKRKSTQLKKKEEARKEAEEEEEKRRSGSTQSDVKENGVIYANEYKMATGYISDSGLRNRVFIDNRGFQK; encoded by the exons ATGACGCAGGTTGTACGAACGTTGTACGACGGCTATCGGGACCTGATGGACAACAAGAGCGACCCGAGGGTGAACGATTGGCCCATGATGAGCGGCCCGCTCCCTACGATGGCCATCTGCCTCTTCTACGTCTACTTCGTCAAAGTATTGGGTCCCAAGCTAATGGAAAATCGCAAACCTTTCGATCTGAGGAGGGTCATGCTATTCTACAATCTATTCCAAGTGATATTTTCCGTCTGGCTGTTTCACGAG TCGGTGGTGTCCGGATGGGGAGGCTATTACTCCTTCCGTTGCCAGCCGGTGGACTACTCGAACAACCCTAGAGCCCTTCGAATGGCGCGTGGATGCTGGTGGTACTACATATCGAAGTTCACCGAGCTCTTCGACACGATTCTGTTCGTGTTAAGGAAGAAGAACAACCACATCTCGACGTTGCACGTGATCCACCACGGATGCATGCCGCTGTCGGTCTGGTTCGGCGTAAAATTCACCCCTG GTGGCCACAGCACGTTCTTCGGTATGCTGAACACATTCGTTCACATCGTGATGTACTCGTACTACCTGTTGGCCGCGTTGGGACCAAAGATGCAGCCGTACCTATGGTGGAAGAAGTACCTGACGGCCCTGCAGATGGCCCAGTTCATCGCGGTGATGATCCACGCGTTCCAGCTTCTGTTCATCGAGTGCAACTACCCGAAGGCGTTCGTCTGGTGGATCGGGATGCACGCGGTCATGTTCTACTTCCTGTTCCGCGACTTCTACATCGAGGCATACAGGAAGAGAAAATCGACGCAGCTGAAGAAGAAGGAAGAGGCGAggaaggaggcggaggaggaggaggagaaacgTCGAAGCGGATCGACGCAGAGCGACGTGAAGGAGAACGGCGTGATTTACGCGAACGAGTACAAAATGGCGACCGGCTACATCTCGGACAGCGGGCTCAGGAATCGTGTGTTCATAGATAACAGAGGCTTTCAAAAATAG